The genomic segment tcAGTGATAATGGTTCCTTTCCCAGCTCAGGGCCATCTGAATCAAATGCTGCAGCTCTCCTGCCACATCTCCTCCTACAAGATTCCGGTCCACTACGTTGGTTCCGCCGTCTTCAACCGCCAGGCCAGACTCCGCGCCAACGCCCTCAATCCCACCGACGTCGACAAGATCATATTCCAAGACCTCCCCGTGCCGCCCTTCGCCTCTCCGCCTCCGCTCCCTAACCCAACCAAGAAATTTCCCACGCACCTCCAGCCCGCCTGGGACGCTGCCACGAGCATGGTGGGCCCCCTGGGAGACTTGATGCGAAGTCTGGCACTCGAGCATCGCAGGGTCATTGTTATCCACGACCCCTTAATAGCCTCCGTGGTCAAGGATGTTGCTAACATTCCCAATGCGGAATCCTACGCCTTCATCTGCCTCTCCGCCTACTGTCAGGTGAAGTTCATTACGGAGATGATGGGGATAACTTGCCCCATCCCGCGGCTGCGGGAGCTGCCGCCGGTATCAGCCACCATCTCCGAAGAGCTTTATTCCTTCATCGGATTGCAGGATGAAGGGATGGCTTTGAGATCCGGAGATATTATTAATACTTGCAGATCGGTTGAAGGCCCGTTTTTGGAGATACTGGAAAGCAAGGAGATTGCCGGAGGCCTGAAGAGCTGGGCTATCGGGCCGCTGATTCCAGAGAAGCCTTCAAAATCAGAATCCCATAATCAAATCTTCATGTGGCTGGATAAACAGGGGCCGAGGTCGGTTATCTTCGTCTCATTCGGCACCACCACGACCCTCACTGACCATGAAGTACAGGTACAGGCCTTTGACTAGTTTGACTAGTCTTTCAGGATGAATTCCTATGTTTGGTCTGTATCAGAAT from the Salvia hispanica cultivar TCC Black 2014 unplaced genomic scaffold, UniMelb_Shisp_WGS_1.0 HiC_scaffold_1047, whole genome shotgun sequence genome contains:
- the LOC125197883 gene encoding zeatin O-glucosyltransferase-like, yielding MGNEEISVIMVPFPAQGHLNQMLQLSCHISSYKIPVHYVGSAVFNRQARLRANALNPTDVDKIIFQDLPVPPFASPPPLPNPTKKFPTHLQPAWDAATSMVGPLGDLMRSLALEHRRVIVIHDPLIASVVKDVANIPNAESYAFICLSAYCQVKFITEMMGITCPIPRLRELPPVSATISEELYSFIGLQDEGMALRSGDIINTCRSVEGPFLEILESKEIAGGLKSWAIGPLIPEKPSKSESHNQIFMWLDKQGPRSVIFVSFGTTTTLTDHEVQVIAEGLERSGQKFIWVLREADTANVFDREARRVELPEGFEERVKERGVVVREWAPQPEILAHPSTGGFMSHCGWNSCNESIKMGVPIAAWPMHSDQPTNAVFITEVLKVGLPVRRWGEVVTVEMVEDAVRRLIESEEGGEARKKAEELAAVVRGATEEGGASRLELDAFIAHITRQ